Genomic segment of Syntrophus gentianae:
CACCATTGGACAGAAGCTGTTCCTTGATCTCCTGAAGGGACGGATGCATCTTCAAGGTAACACTTTCAAGATCGTTGTGCAGCCCAGCAACCAAGTCCTCTCTGGTCAAAAGCCGCGGAATGCTATAATGGATTATCTGGTTTGTCAATCCTAAATTCAGGTTTTGATAAATCACCTTTGTTGAGACTTCAAAGCCTGGATTTACAAGGACAAACCAGGCGAAAGGGACATCCGGCGCTGCTTCCAGGCGGTCTCCAATGCCGAAGGCCCATGCCGGTCCGGGAAACAGGAAAAAGGGAACATCGGCGCCGAGTGTCGCCCCGAGTTTTCTCAGCTCTTCTGCACGGTAGTTAAATCCGAACAACTGGTTCAGAGCCAGCAGCGTCATGGCTGCGTTGGAACTGCCGCCTCCAAGTCCGGCGGCAATGGGGATTTTCTTGCGGAGGGTAATGGTTACGCCGGAGGAGAAGCCGGCGAAGGAGAAGATTTTCTTTGCGGCCCGAATGATGATGTTGTCTTCGTTTTCGGGGAGAGAGGTCCCGGGGCATTGAAGTTCAATGCCCCGGTCTGAAGGGAAAAATTCCAGTTCATCGGAGAGGCTGATTTTCTGCATTAAAGTTGCTAAGTCATGGTAGCCGTCTTCCCTTTTTCTTAATACCCGGAGGTGGAGATTGACTTTCGCCGGCGATAATATTTTCATAGGGGTCAGGAAGTTTCTTTTACGTATCTCATTTTCAGTTCGAAGAGAATCTCGTCCAGCAGAGATTTCTCATGATTGTCAAGATTGCCTTTCGTCTTATCCTTGAGCATGGACAGGATGTCAATGGTTTGTTTCGCCGCCGGGAGATTTTTCTGGGTTTCATGACTGACGGGATCGGGAAAGTCGCCGAAATGAAACATGACGGACGTGCTCAGCGAAAGGATAAAATTAAAAAAATTAACCTCGGGCAGGAGTTGGTCTTCCTCTGCCGCTGCTTTCTCCTCTGACGGTCTGGCTTTCGGTTCTTCTGAAGCCTTCGGGGGCGCTTCCGGTTTTTGGGGCTCCGGTTGACGCTGTTCCCCCGATTCGCTGAACATCCGCTTATCTTTTACAACAAAAGATTTCTCCTGCTTCTCTTCTTCCATAAAACCCTCCTGCATCGAATTTCCGAACTGATCTTTTTTCGGCGCGGCCCTGCTGGAAAAGCTTATCGAGACGTTGTTCCTCGATCAAACCGGTCTCATGCTCCTCAACCGGGCTATCCTCTCCTCAATGGGGGGATGGGTGCTGAAGAGATTCATCAGGGACCGCCCTGTCAACGGGTTGACGATAAACATATGGGCCGTCGAGGGGTTGGCGTCCATGGGGACGATCTCCGAGGCGCGGGAAAGCTTTTCCAGGGCGCCGGCCAGTCCATAGGGCTTTCCGGAGATTTTCGCCCCGCCGTCGTCAGCCAGATATTCACGTGATCGGGAAATGGCCATCTGAATGATCGTTGCGGCGATAGGCGCCAGAACCGCCATCAGGATCATTCCGATGATGCCTCCGCCTCCTTGCCCCTCCTCGCTGTCCCTGCCGCCCAGTCCGCCGAACATGGCCGCCCATTGCGCCATATTGGCCAGCATGACAATCGCGCCGGCCAGGGTGGCGGCGATGGAGCCGATGAGCATGTCCTTGTTTTTGATGTGGGTCAGTTCGTGGGAGAGGACGCCTTCCAGTTCATCCCGATTCAGAATTCTCAGCAGGCCTTCCGTGACCGCCACGACGGCATGCTGTTCATTCCTCCCCGTGGCAAAGGCATTGGGCGTTTCCCCCGGAATGATATAGACCCGGGGCATGGGCAGGTTTGCCCGCATGGCCAGGTCCCGGACCATCCGGTAGAGTTCCGGCGCCTGATTTTCCGAGACTTCCTGAGCATGATACATGCTGAGAACCAGTTTGTCTGAAAACCAGTAACTTCCGAAATTCATGACCATGGCCACGATAAAGGCAATCATGACCCCATTTTTTCCTCCGATCGCTCCACCGATGAGCATGAGAAGTCCCGTCAGGGCGCCCAGCAGCAGGGCCGTTTTAACTGTATTCATTTTTTACTCCTTTTTATGTTAACTCAATATGTTTATTGCCGCCTGGTTTCCCCCTCTTCCGTTTTTCAAGAAAGAAGAGGGGGAAGGGACGTATTTAGTGGTCGCCTTTCTTCTTAAAAGAGATACTGCCCCGCTCGTCGATATCCGCGAGGATGGCGTCCCCTTCGACGAAGGCGCCCTCCAGAAGCTTCAGGGATAGGGTATCCAGCAGCAGTTTCTGAATGGCCCGCTTCAGCGGCCGAGCGCCGTATACCGGGCTGTAACCCTCCTGGGATATATAATTTTTGGCCCTCTCTGTCAATTCCAGGGAGAGCTTGCGATCCTCCAGCCGCTTCTGGAGAAGACCCAGCTGGATCGTGATGATTCGCTCGATATCCGCCATGGTCAGCGCTCGGAAGATGATGATATCGTCGATGCGGTTCAGAAACTCCGGCTTGAAGGTGGTCCGCAGAATCTCCATCGTCTTCAGCCGCCTCTCTTCGGGGGAGAGGGTGATATCCTGAATCCACTGGCTGCCCACGTTGGAAGTCAGAATGGCGATCGTGTTCTTGAAATCCACCGTCCGCCCGTGTCCATCCGTCAGCCGGCCGTCATCCAGGATCTGCAGCAGGATGTTGAAGACATCGGGATGGGCCTTTTCAATTTCGTCAAAGAGGAGCACCGCATAGGGACGCCGGCGGACCGCTTCCGTCAGATAGCCCCCCTCATCGTATCCCACATAACCGGGAGGGGCGCCGATCAACCGGGCGACGGAATGCTTTTCCATGAATTCCGACATGTCGATGCGGATCATCGCCTGTTCGTTGTCGAACATGAATTCGGCCAGCGCCCGGGCCAGTTCGGTCTTTCCTACGCCTGTCGGGCCGAGAAAAATAAAGGAGCCGATGGGCCGGTTCGGGTCCTGGAGTCCGGAGCGGGCCCGGCGCAGGGCGCTGGAGACGGCGTGGATGCCTTCCTCCTGTCCAATCACCCGCTTGCCG
This window contains:
- the ispE gene encoding 4-(cytidine 5'-diphospho)-2-C-methyl-D-erythritol kinase, with amino-acid sequence MKILSPAKVNLHLRVLRKREDGYHDLATLMQKISLSDELEFFPSDRGIELQCPGTSLPENEDNIIIRAAKKIFSFAGFSSGVTITLRKKIPIAAGLGGGSSNAAMTLLALNQLFGFNYRAEELRKLGATLGADVPFFLFPGPAWAFGIGDRLEAAPDVPFAWFVLVNPGFEVSTKVIYQNLNLGLTNQIIHYSIPRLLTREDLVAGLHNDLESVTLKMHPSLQEIKEQLLSNGAEGALMSGSGPTVFGIFESKDKAVKAINVLEKSTSWSVFLCRSID
- the htpX gene encoding zinc metalloprotease HtpX, coding for MNTVKTALLLGALTGLLMLIGGAIGGKNGVMIAFIVAMVMNFGSYWFSDKLVLSMYHAQEVSENQAPELYRMVRDLAMRANLPMPRVYIIPGETPNAFATGRNEQHAVVAVTEGLLRILNRDELEGVLSHELTHIKNKDMLIGSIAATLAGAIVMLANMAQWAAMFGGLGGRDSEEGQGGGGIIGMILMAVLAPIAATIIQMAISRSREYLADDGGAKISGKPYGLAGALEKLSRASEIVPMDANPSTAHMFIVNPLTGRSLMNLFSTHPPIEERIARLRSMRPV
- a CDS encoding DUF1844 domain-containing protein; the protein is MEEEKQEKSFVVKDKRMFSESGEQRQPEPQKPEAPPKASEEPKARPSEEKAAAEEDQLLPEVNFFNFILSLSTSVMFHFGDFPDPVSHETQKNLPAAKQTIDILSMLKDKTKGNLDNHEKSLLDEILFELKMRYVKETS